Proteins from a single region of Bremerella sp. JC817:
- a CDS encoding HD domain-containing protein, producing MNLDKFAAESLCYDPVHGYVPFVSEGTSVDELTERDIIDHPWLQRMRQIHQLQTAWWVYPTAEHTRFQHILGVMHLASRLVNQLYPSLKETCPDAPSRGYVESLMRMAGLLHDVGHGPFGHFFDSHFLQHYGLTHESLGAHIIRTELGEMLSQLRRNPFSQMEENERIEPEQIAWMIQRPQAGDATDRPKWLVFLRSLLSGIYTVDNMDFVLRDAYMTGYSQQSYDLERLLRYSFFTEKGLTIHERGMAALIRFMNVRAELFQTVYFHREVMAIDKTLEDLFADSRPWMFPGNPMEHLADYQGFTEFSLLVDAARWHKSENPQQAEVGKRWQQLLSRNIPWRFVCERSLRFDEGESQEMTIFRSESFALAALRDVLPAELKETPVKIALNRTVFRPNTRGPSDHQNFLYDSAQKKIKELTTDRLFRSLPVSRLVCRIYAQDASLAPQLAAALDRLVGNHAVDDLTNM from the coding sequence GTGAACCTCGATAAATTTGCGGCCGAAAGTCTCTGCTACGACCCTGTCCATGGATATGTTCCCTTCGTCTCGGAAGGCACGTCGGTCGACGAGCTGACAGAGCGGGACATTATCGACCACCCCTGGCTGCAGCGCATGCGACAGATTCACCAGTTGCAGACTGCCTGGTGGGTCTACCCAACCGCTGAACACACCCGATTTCAACACATTCTCGGGGTGATGCATCTCGCAAGTCGTTTGGTCAACCAGCTTTACCCCAGCCTGAAGGAAACCTGCCCCGACGCGCCTTCACGTGGGTATGTCGAATCTCTCATGCGAATGGCGGGCCTATTGCATGACGTGGGGCATGGTCCTTTCGGTCATTTCTTCGACAGTCATTTCCTCCAACACTATGGCCTGACACACGAATCACTCGGCGCTCATATTATTCGCACCGAGCTGGGCGAGATGCTTTCGCAGCTTCGCCGAAATCCATTTTCGCAAATGGAAGAAAATGAACGAATCGAACCTGAACAAATTGCCTGGATGATTCAGCGGCCCCAAGCTGGTGATGCGACCGATCGCCCGAAATGGCTCGTTTTCCTCCGCAGCCTGCTCAGCGGCATCTATACCGTCGACAACATGGACTTCGTCCTTCGCGACGCTTACATGACCGGCTACAGCCAACAGTCTTACGACCTGGAACGCTTGCTGCGTTACAGTTTCTTTACGGAAAAGGGTCTCACGATCCACGAACGAGGCATGGCGGCACTGATCCGCTTCATGAACGTTCGGGCCGAGCTCTTCCAGACCGTTTATTTCCATCGCGAAGTGATGGCGATCGATAAGACGCTGGAAGATCTGTTCGCCGATAGCCGGCCTTGGATGTTCCCGGGCAATCCGATGGAGCACCTGGCCGACTACCAAGGCTTTACCGAGTTCAGCCTGCTGGTCGATGCCGCCCGCTGGCATAAGTCGGAAAATCCCCAGCAAGCCGAAGTGGGCAAGCGTTGGCAGCAACTGCTCAGCCGCAACATTCCGTGGCGATTCGTTTGCGAGCGTTCGCTTCGCTTTGACGAAGGGGAAAGCCAGGAAATGACGATCTTCCGCAGTGAAAGCTTTGCCTTGGCAGCACTGCGAGACGTTCTGCCGGCCGAGCTGAAAGAAACTCCCGTGAAGATCGCCTTGAACCGGACCGTGTTCCGCCCGAACACGCGTGGCCCGAGCGATCACCAGAACTTCCTTTACGATTCGGCCCAGAAGAAGATCAAAGAGCTGACCACGGATCGACTTTTCCGTTCGCTTCCGGTCAGCCGTCTGGTTTGCCGCATCTATGCCCAGGACGCGTCGCTGGCACCGCAATTGGCGGCCGCCCTCGACCGGTTGGTGGGCAATCATGCGGTCGACGACTTGACCAACATGTAA
- the purB gene encoding adenylosuccinate lyase: MSHEQYENPLISRYASRDMSFLWSPQKKHSTWRRLWLALAESEQELGLSITDEQLEAMRANLDNIDFDLAAKHEKRRRHDVMAHVETFGEAAPIAKPIIHLGATSCFVTDNTDLILLRESLELVRDRLVRCIYLLANFAKQYRDVACLGFTHLQSAQPTTIGKRATLWCYDLVLDLEEVEHRLELLRFRSTKGTTGTQASFLELFEGDHTKVKALEKRVAEKMGFDQLYAVTGQTYSRKIDSQVLDCLSGIAQSTHKIATDIRILAHRREVEEPIEKDQIGSSAMPYKRNPMRSERICGLARYVISNQANGANTLATQWMERTLDDSANRRLSLPLSFLGIDAILIILANVCDGMVVYPALIKRHLQEELPFMATENLMMAAVKAGGDRQDLHEKIRIHSRNAGARIKNEGLTNDMLDRIKEDPAFPKFDAEAILEPLQYVGRAPEQVDDFLADIIQPIRDRYPHVTLDNEELKV; this comes from the coding sequence GTGTCGCACGAACAATACGAAAACCCGTTGATCTCTCGATATGCCTCGCGGGACATGAGCTTTTTGTGGAGTCCCCAGAAGAAGCATTCGACCTGGCGCCGTCTATGGTTGGCTTTGGCCGAGTCGGAACAGGAACTGGGCCTCTCGATTACCGACGAGCAGTTGGAAGCGATGCGAGCCAACCTCGACAACATCGACTTCGATCTCGCCGCCAAGCATGAAAAGCGTCGTCGCCACGACGTGATGGCCCACGTCGAGACCTTTGGCGAAGCTGCCCCGATCGCCAAGCCAATCATTCACCTGGGCGCCACCAGCTGCTTTGTCACCGACAACACCGACCTGATCTTGCTTCGCGAATCGCTGGAACTGGTCCGCGATCGCCTGGTTCGCTGCATCTACCTGCTGGCGAACTTTGCCAAGCAGTACCGCGATGTCGCTTGCCTTGGCTTTACTCACCTGCAGTCGGCTCAGCCAACGACGATCGGCAAGCGAGCGACCTTGTGGTGCTACGACCTGGTGCTCGACTTGGAAGAAGTCGAACATCGGTTGGAACTACTTCGCTTCCGCAGCACCAAAGGCACGACCGGAACCCAGGCCAGCTTCCTCGAACTGTTCGAGGGTGACCACACCAAGGTGAAGGCCTTGGAAAAGCGAGTCGCCGAAAAGATGGGCTTCGATCAGCTGTATGCCGTCACCGGCCAGACCTACTCGCGTAAGATCGACAGCCAGGTTCTCGACTGCTTGAGTGGCATCGCCCAATCGACGCACAAGATCGCCACCGACATCCGTATTCTGGCTCATCGCCGCGAAGTGGAAGAACCGATCGAAAAGGATCAGATCGGTTCGTCCGCTATGCCTTACAAACGCAATCCAATGCGAAGCGAACGCATTTGCGGTCTGGCTCGCTACGTGATCAGCAATCAGGCCAACGGTGCCAACACGCTGGCGACGCAATGGATGGAACGAACCCTGGACGACAGCGCCAATCGCCGCTTGAGTCTGCCTCTTTCATTCCTGGGTATTGACGCGATTTTGATCATCCTGGCAAACGTTTGCGACGGCATGGTGGTTTACCCTGCCCTGATCAAGCGACACCTGCAGGAAGAACTGCCGTTCATGGCGACCGAAAACCTGATGATGGCCGCGGTTAAAGCTGGTGGTGATCGCCAAGACCTGCATGAAAAGATCCGCATTCACTCGCGCAACGCAGGGGCTCGGATCAAGAACGAAGGCCTGACCAACGACATGCTCGACCGTATCAAAGAAGACCCGGCGTTCCCGAAATTCGATGCCGAAGCGATTCTCGAGCCGCTGCAGTATGTGGGTCGTGCACCGGAACAAGTCGACGACTTCCTGGCCGACATCATTCAGCCGATTCGCGATCGTTACCCGCACGTGACGCTCGATAACGAAGAGCTCAAAGTTTAA
- a CDS encoding DUF1559 domain-containing protein, giving the protein MNVSLTAQRRGFTLVELLVVIAIIGILIALLLPAVQQAREAARRSQCKNNLKQLGLAMHMYHDTYQSFPIGIQAAWGGSWSWSILPFIEQQALFDVMPNPVNDSGSFGGSDTRSEQLRQLVRTPVATYFCPSQADGPIEGADVNGLTLRAKTNYLANAGGNATNDNLGTGGMDVSNGLFHAVRMNTSSPTGKVFAFRDVKDGLSSTLLIGEAYYKLDDDCGVCDHFLFFHSNADSGNGSDFSETLGSTYDSINSKSTDGDVLERSYGSYHPGGANIVLADGSTQFVAETIDVEIWRGAGSRKGKEVISLTSN; this is encoded by the coding sequence ATGAACGTCTCTTTGACCGCCCAGCGTCGCGGCTTTACCCTGGTCGAGCTTCTGGTGGTAATCGCCATCATCGGTATTTTGATCGCCCTGCTGCTGCCGGCCGTGCAACAAGCCCGCGAAGCGGCTCGCCGTTCGCAGTGCAAGAACAACTTAAAGCAGTTGGGACTGGCGATGCACATGTATCACGACACCTACCAGAGCTTCCCGATCGGCATCCAAGCCGCGTGGGGTGGTTCGTGGAGTTGGAGCATTCTCCCCTTCATCGAACAGCAAGCTTTGTTCGACGTAATGCCTAATCCAGTGAACGACTCCGGTTCGTTCGGTGGGTCCGATACCCGTAGTGAACAGCTACGCCAACTGGTTCGCACCCCGGTCGCGACCTATTTCTGCCCATCCCAGGCCGATGGTCCGATTGAAGGAGCGGATGTGAACGGGCTGACGCTGCGAGCCAAGACGAACTATCTGGCCAATGCCGGCGGCAACGCCACCAACGACAACCTTGGCACTGGCGGGATGGATGTCTCGAACGGTTTGTTCCATGCCGTGCGGATGAATACCAGTTCGCCGACCGGCAAAGTTTTTGCATTCCGCGATGTCAAAGATGGTTTGTCGTCGACGCTGCTAATCGGCGAAGCGTACTACAAGCTGGACGACGACTGCGGTGTCTGCGATCACTTCCTCTTCTTCCACTCGAACGCGGACAGCGGCAACGGCTCGGACTTCTCGGAAACGCTTGGCTCGACCTACGACTCGATCAACTCGAAGTCGACCGACGGCGATGTGCTGGAACGATCGTACGGCAGCTACCATCCAGGCGGAGCGAACATCGTTCTGGCCGACGGCAGCACGCAGTTTGTCGCTGAAACCATCGACGTCGAAATCTGGCGTGGTGCTGGCTCGCGAAAGGGAAAAGAAGTCATCTCGCTGACCAGCAACTAA
- a CDS encoding Fur family transcriptional regulator, giving the protein MSDPFALEAVDVALTPMERFEEYLKSKGKRITQPRRILIEHVFSHHEHFDADGLIDELSHQSKGADRVSRPTVYRTLNELVESGLLRKMEIGGRAVYEHDYGYPDHDHLYCTKCQNLIEFQSPELRELRDNVARMYQFRATGHRFIVNGVCEECQKQTRRKKRRIDLI; this is encoded by the coding sequence ATGTCCGATCCGTTTGCGTTGGAAGCCGTAGATGTCGCTCTTACTCCGATGGAGCGATTCGAGGAATACCTCAAAAGTAAGGGTAAGCGGATCACGCAACCTCGCCGGATTCTGATTGAACATGTCTTCAGCCATCACGAGCATTTCGATGCCGATGGTTTGATCGACGAGCTGTCACACCAGAGTAAGGGTGCCGACCGAGTGAGTCGGCCGACTGTCTATCGCACGTTGAACGAACTGGTCGAGTCTGGCCTGCTGCGAAAGATGGAAATCGGTGGCCGCGCCGTTTATGAACACGACTATGGCTACCCGGACCATGACCATCTTTACTGCACCAAGTGCCAGAACCTGATCGAGTTTCAGAGCCCGGAACTGCGAGAACTGCGTGACAACGTGGCTCGGATGTATCAGTTCCGCGCCACGGGTCACCGTTTTATCGTGAATGGTGTCTGCGAAGAGTGCCAGAAGCAGACGCGTCGAAAGAAGCGGCGGATCGACTTGATCTAA
- a CDS encoding flagellar biosynthesis anti-sigma factor FlgM yields MHINGPTAVHPAQSIRGPHHTAQAPAVDTRTQFDTVDELDISHEADFASQVKDIPDIRADRVAQIKAQIADGSYLTDDKLDLALERLLDEIG; encoded by the coding sequence ATGCACATTAATGGCCCAACCGCAGTTCACCCGGCACAGTCCATCCGAGGCCCGCACCACACCGCGCAGGCCCCGGCCGTCGATACACGAACGCAATTCGATACTGTGGATGAACTCGACATTTCGCACGAAGCCGACTTCGCCAGCCAGGTGAAGGACATTCCGGACATTCGTGCCGACCGTGTCGCGCAGATCAAGGCTCAGATCGCCGATGGCTCGTATCTGACCGACGATAAGCTCGACCTGGCGCTGGAACGTCTGTTGGACGAAATCGGCTAA
- a CDS encoding ribosomal protein L7/L12, whose amino-acid sequence MAEKPSSLEAIKQKLREGKKIEAIKLLREESGIGLKEAKDQVEAIQAKMAADGEVLPTSSGCAGALILLAAGLGMVGAWVVT is encoded by the coding sequence ATGGCAGAAAAACCATCGTCCCTCGAAGCAATCAAGCAGAAGCTGCGTGAAGGCAAAAAGATCGAGGCCATCAAGCTGCTGCGAGAAGAATCGGGCATCGGCCTGAAAGAAGCCAAAGATCAGGTCGAAGCAATCCAGGCCAAGATGGCAGCGGATGGCGAAGTTCTTCCGACATCGAGTGGCTGCGCAGGCGCTCTCATCTTGCTGGCTGCAGGTCTGGGCATGGTGGGTGCTTGGGTCGTGACTTAA
- a CDS encoding sigma-70 family RNA polymerase sigma factor: MKQSRFAEVYISNQERLKGYVYSLVSNWNDAEEVFQRTSLLLWRKWEQFDQDREFLPWAFGIARIEVKRFLSERNRQQKMLSDSAMETLDTVIVQNADGLQDRLAALEHCVRKLPARQRSILWASYRKSASIEEVGQLFGLSANAVYKRLRKIREQLHRCIDIRLSAWGEG; the protein is encoded by the coding sequence ATGAAACAGTCGCGTTTTGCGGAAGTTTATATTTCGAACCAGGAAAGGCTCAAAGGGTACGTGTACTCGTTGGTTTCCAACTGGAATGACGCGGAAGAAGTCTTCCAGCGCACCAGTCTGTTGCTGTGGCGGAAGTGGGAACAGTTCGATCAGGATCGCGAATTCCTACCGTGGGCGTTTGGTATCGCCCGCATCGAGGTGAAACGTTTTCTCTCGGAACGAAACCGACAGCAGAAGATGCTGAGCGATTCGGCCATGGAAACCCTCGACACCGTCATCGTGCAGAATGCCGATGGCCTTCAGGACCGCCTGGCCGCCCTTGAGCATTGCGTCCGGAAGCTTCCGGCACGGCAACGGTCAATCCTATGGGCCTCGTATCGCAAGTCTGCTTCGATCGAAGAGGTTGGGCAACTGTTCGGCCTCTCCGCCAACGCCGTCTATAAGCGACTGCGGAAAATTCGAGAACAACTGCATCGCTGTATCGACATAAGGCTGTCAGCCTGGGGTGAAGGATAA
- a CDS encoding FecR domain-containing protein: protein MSQSQEPRPIVGKMIDDLEIRDLVDLCLTDRASPEQWKTLSELIVNRPDVSEYYAAQAIVGARLAMVSRLDEAQEREVLDHLESKDEFKDLTPTADSRLFSLRRVAVATFALAASAMIFLGSPLIVQMFQEASKSGPIAGKDSGPVPPALVLNGVPGETTPTPYFGRQMIELPEGTFDGVTSSGVKVQIVGPARIRVEDPMLWRMFHGKVLAKVSPLGHGFTIRTHQADVVDLGTEFGVAISGKNLTEVVVYEGSVSVSSGSMTHKMSKGEAITIPIYGERQEVAMIDRDGFLQPADVPASVISEVRFNNGSEVKDYKIVKGGFTEDALAYVDRVHRWKGIDAGGLPSYMVDLDYVQMPNDLKFTEDWKRRNNVKATFVFNSPAVVYLLYDERLSIPSWLPQKFTDTGVLVGLDKGSHEDARTSTKYQLDQEEGPGKSVDVSLRVWRAILRDGGELEIGPLGSSHRDWVVPTVVARPI, encoded by the coding sequence ATGAGCCAATCGCAAGAGCCACGACCGATTGTCGGCAAGATGATCGACGACCTCGAGATTCGCGATCTGGTCGACCTTTGCCTCACTGATCGAGCGAGCCCTGAACAATGGAAGACGCTCAGCGAGTTGATCGTCAATCGCCCTGATGTCAGCGAGTACTACGCCGCCCAGGCGATCGTCGGTGCTCGTCTGGCTATGGTCAGCCGCTTGGACGAAGCCCAGGAACGCGAAGTCCTGGATCACCTGGAAAGCAAAGACGAGTTCAAAGACCTCACCCCCACGGCAGATTCCCGGTTGTTCTCGCTGCGACGGGTCGCGGTGGCGACGTTCGCGCTGGCGGCCTCGGCGATGATCTTTCTGGGAAGCCCGCTGATTGTCCAGATGTTTCAAGAGGCTTCGAAGTCGGGACCAATCGCTGGAAAAGACAGCGGTCCGGTCCCCCCTGCCTTAGTCCTCAATGGTGTCCCTGGCGAAACCACGCCGACACCTTACTTCGGTCGCCAGATGATCGAACTTCCTGAGGGAACGTTTGACGGGGTGACCTCGTCCGGCGTGAAAGTTCAGATTGTCGGCCCGGCACGTATTCGGGTGGAAGATCCCATGCTGTGGCGAATGTTCCATGGCAAAGTCCTGGCAAAGGTTTCGCCGCTCGGACATGGCTTCACGATTCGGACGCATCAAGCCGATGTGGTCGACCTGGGTACCGAGTTCGGCGTCGCTATCAGTGGTAAAAATCTGACGGAAGTGGTTGTCTACGAGGGAAGCGTTTCCGTGTCCTCTGGCTCGATGACGCACAAGATGTCCAAGGGAGAAGCGATCACGATTCCGATCTATGGCGAGCGCCAAGAGGTCGCCATGATCGATCGCGACGGGTTTCTGCAGCCAGCCGATGTGCCTGCTTCGGTGATCAGCGAAGTTCGTTTCAACAACGGCAGCGAAGTGAAGGACTACAAGATCGTCAAAGGTGGCTTCACCGAAGATGCGCTGGCCTATGTTGACCGTGTCCATCGCTGGAAAGGGATCGATGCAGGCGGCTTGCCAAGCTACATGGTCGACCTTGACTACGTGCAGATGCCCAACGACTTGAAGTTCACCGAAGACTGGAAGCGACGCAATAACGTCAAAGCGACATTCGTTTTCAATAGTCCCGCAGTCGTTTACCTGCTTTATGACGAACGACTCTCGATTCCGAGTTGGCTTCCCCAGAAATTTACCGACACCGGCGTGCTGGTCGGGCTCGATAAGGGCTCGCACGAGGATGCTCGCACGTCCACCAAGTATCAACTGGATCAGGAAGAAGGCCCAGGCAAATCAGTCGACGTCTCACTACGCGTTTGGCGAGCCATTCTGCGAGACGGCGGCGAACTAGAGATCGGCCCACTGGGAAGCTCCCACAGAGATTGGGTCGTTCCAACCGTTGTGGCCCGTCCCATCTAA
- a CDS encoding DUF1559 domain-containing protein → MKMKLNKGFTLVELLVVIAIIGVLIALLLPAVQQAREAARRMQCTNHLKQIALALHNYHDTFGAFPAISYDHEVNGGDETRHASWSWGTLILPQMEQGAAYDILAPSSPDRLHEAVNKPAKLAVVQNPITTWRCPSDTGPDLNSHLTINNGSGNQSQDVQIATANYLGVNSQGNIDRARFHNGVFCPGTNVQGNTRMQVSIHHILDGTSNTAMVGERAWMLQGVELGAGLIYGHTGNEDITNSHNYLDGFIAVVGGGKTHINTTDTCGASCNDVDGRQGFSSNHPGGSQFAFVDGSVHFISENIDDNFGGPTDSTYERLLNSLDGQPLDLSF, encoded by the coding sequence ATGAAGATGAAACTGAACAAAGGGTTCACGCTCGTCGAATTGCTGGTGGTCATCGCCATCATCGGCGTATTGATCGCCCTTCTGCTGCCAGCAGTTCAGCAAGCTCGCGAAGCGGCCCGCCGCATGCAATGCACCAACCACCTGAAGCAAATCGCGTTGGCGTTGCACAACTATCACGACACCTTCGGCGCCTTCCCTGCCATCAGCTACGACCATGAAGTCAACGGCGGCGACGAAACCCGGCACGCAAGCTGGAGCTGGGGCACGCTCATTCTTCCTCAAATGGAACAAGGTGCCGCATACGACATCCTCGCACCTAGCAGTCCAGATCGTCTGCACGAAGCGGTCAACAAGCCAGCGAAGCTGGCCGTTGTTCAGAACCCAATCACCACTTGGCGATGTCCTTCGGACACCGGTCCTGACTTGAATAGCCACCTGACCATTAACAACGGCTCGGGCAATCAGTCGCAAGACGTGCAGATCGCCACGGCGAACTACCTGGGTGTGAACTCGCAGGGGAACATCGACCGTGCCCGCTTCCACAACGGCGTGTTTTGCCCAGGCACCAACGTGCAGGGCAACACCCGTATGCAGGTTTCGATCCATCATATTCTGGACGGCACCAGCAACACGGCGATGGTCGGCGAACGGGCCTGGATGCTGCAAGGTGTCGAACTGGGTGCCGGCTTGATTTATGGTCACACGGGTAACGAAGACATTACCAACAGCCACAACTATCTCGATGGTTTTATTGCCGTGGTCGGTGGTGGCAAGACTCACATCAACACGACAGACACCTGCGGTGCCTCGTGCAACGACGTCGATGGCCGCCAAGGCTTTTCCAGCAATCATCCTGGTGGATCGCAGTTCGCCTTCGTGGATGGTTCAGTTCACTTCATCAGTGAAAACATCGACGACAACTTTGGTGGTCCAACCGATTCGACCTACGAACGACTGCTGAACAGCCTCGATGGCCAGCCACTGGATCTGTCGTTCTAG
- a CDS encoding carboxypeptidase-like regulatory domain-containing protein, translated as MKRIVALLAVFVLSMGVGCGSNTPPVGEVHGQVTLNGQPVPNCHVMFEPLAGGRSSGAMTDENGNYKLMYKGDAEGALLGKHRVRLITARDATRDDNGRVTEPGVKEKLPKEYNSNTTQEVEVTNGDNPIDFKIQTS; from the coding sequence ATGAAACGTATCGTTGCCCTGCTCGCGGTTTTTGTCCTTTCGATGGGCGTAGGTTGCGGTTCCAACACGCCGCCAGTCGGCGAAGTCCATGGCCAGGTTACGTTGAATGGTCAACCAGTGCCGAACTGTCACGTCATGTTTGAACCGTTGGCAGGTGGTCGCAGCTCGGGTGCGATGACCGACGAAAACGGCAATTACAAGCTGATGTACAAAGGCGATGCCGAAGGTGCCTTGCTCGGCAAGCATCGCGTTCGCCTGATCACGGCTCGTGACGCAACGCGTGACGACAACGGCCGCGTGACCGAACCGGGCGTCAAAGAAAAGTTGCCCAAAGAATACAACTCGAACACGACTCAAGAAGTCGAAGTCACCAACGGTGACAACCCAATCGACTTCAAGATTCAGACCAGCTAA
- a CDS encoding DUF1559 domain-containing protein, with translation MHHPVCRSRRGFTLVELLVVIAIIGVLIALLLPAVQQAREAARRSTCTNNLKQLGLALHNYHDTYKAFPYGSRGTTDLMGWHVSLLPFIEQTALFDSADTTLSYGTGVNNALLTVTIDGYQCPSGTEKFADDSPTQVTTHYYGVMGPTGTKPGTSSTNYPEGYSSNVYGGFSQAGMWYHEEVRRMRDVTDGTSNTLFVGEISWSDRNGKDTRYRVWSRGGREGNWMAPCKNVAFAINSDQTSIFNDMSFGSNHPGGCLFALGDASVRFLPETVDFDSYLSAASMNGGEVYSFNAN, from the coding sequence ATGCACCACCCTGTCTGTCGTTCTCGACGTGGGTTTACCCTCGTCGAGCTATTGGTCGTTATTGCCATTATTGGCGTGTTAATCGCTTTGCTGCTGCCGGCTGTGCAACAGGCCCGCGAAGCGGCTCGTCGCAGCACATGCACCAACAACCTCAAGCAATTGGGGCTGGCACTGCACAACTATCACGATACCTACAAGGCATTTCCGTACGGATCGCGAGGCACGACCGATCTGATGGGATGGCATGTTTCGCTGCTGCCATTCATCGAGCAAACTGCCCTGTTTGATAGTGCGGATACCACCCTCAGCTACGGAACGGGGGTGAACAATGCGTTGCTAACCGTGACGATCGATGGGTATCAGTGCCCCAGCGGAACCGAAAAGTTTGCCGACGATAGCCCGACCCAAGTCACGACCCACTACTACGGGGTGATGGGGCCAACCGGAACCAAGCCTGGGACGAGCAGCACAAACTATCCAGAAGGCTATTCTTCGAACGTTTATGGCGGCTTTTCTCAGGCCGGTATGTGGTACCATGAAGAAGTTCGTCGGATGCGTGACGTGACCGACGGCACTAGTAATACGCTCTTCGTTGGTGAAATCTCGTGGTCCGACCGCAACGGGAAAGATACCCGTTACCGAGTTTGGTCTCGTGGTGGTCGTGAAGGAAACTGGATGGCACCGTGCAAGAATGTTGCCTTCGCAATCAACTCGGATCAAACGAGTATCTTCAACGACATGAGCTTTGGTAGTAACCATCCCGGCGGATGTCTATTTGCCTTGGGGGACGCATCGGTGCGATTCCTGCCGGAAACGGTTGACTTCGACTCTTATCTTTCGGCTGCCAGCATGAATGGCGGCGAGGTCTATTCGTTCAATGCAAACTAG
- a CDS encoding enoyl-CoA hydratase-related protein, which translates to MTEPTIQVKVHQAVGTISIHRDEKRNALTRTMIFDLIQAFRDLHGEKKVRAVILTGGGSAFCSGLCLDEMHQIIQEDDNLERWHQDTSTLAELLQLMLHFPKPIIAAVNGPAIGFGAGLVLASDLAIAGPEATLGFPEPKRGIISGLCAPLLFFRVGGRHAARLLLTGETISAERAAQIGAYDEIVPAKNLWAYGAELTKQIAQSAPQAIQQTKRHLNETVGEQLEMLISLGAAASATSRTTEAAKEGLQAFIEKREPEWP; encoded by the coding sequence ATGACCGAGCCCACCATTCAGGTAAAAGTTCATCAAGCGGTTGGTACGATTTCGATTCACCGCGACGAGAAACGCAACGCGTTGACGCGGACGATGATCTTCGATCTGATCCAGGCCTTTCGTGACTTGCATGGCGAAAAGAAAGTGCGTGCCGTGATTTTGACCGGCGGCGGCTCGGCGTTCTGCTCGGGACTTTGCCTGGACGAAATGCACCAGATCATCCAGGAAGACGACAACCTGGAGCGTTGGCACCAAGACACGTCGACCCTGGCCGAACTGCTGCAATTGATGCTGCATTTCCCTAAACCGATCATCGCGGCGGTTAACGGACCAGCCATCGGGTTTGGGGCAGGGCTCGTGTTGGCATCCGACCTGGCGATCGCCGGCCCTGAGGCAACCCTCGGTTTTCCGGAGCCAAAGCGGGGAATCATCTCGGGCCTTTGTGCTCCGCTGCTGTTCTTCCGCGTCGGCGGACGTCATGCGGCCCGGCTGTTGCTGACCGGCGAAACAATCTCGGCCGAACGCGCCGCTCAGATCGGGGCTTATGACGAGATTGTGCCGGCCAAGAATCTGTGGGCCTACGGCGCGGAGCTTACCAAGCAAATCGCTCAATCGGCTCCCCAGGCGATTCAGCAGACCAAGCGGCACTTGAACGAGACCGTAGGCGAACAGCTCGAGATGTTGATCTCGCTCGGGGCGGCCGCAAGTGCCACCAGCCGTACGACCGAAGCAGCGAAGGAAGGATTGCAGGCCTTCATCGAAAAACGCGAGCCTGAGTGGCCCTAG